TTATACCTAAGAGGATCAGAGTTTGGGAAATATTTATTCTTAAGAATGATGCACCACAGTTTATCAGGGTTCTTAATCAATCGCCAGGCGAGTCTAGCGAGCAAAGCTAAGTTAAACTTATGAGGATTTTTTTATACCCAGCCCTCCATTAGCTTTACTAGTACAAATGAATTCCCACACTTTAATGTATAAGCctccattatttttgtttttctgccACCAGAGGTCTCTTTGCAAAGCATCAAGTTTATCTAAGGTTTTTTTGggaagcaggaaacacatcattTGGTACATAGGCATAACACTAGTGACTGAGCAGATCAGAGTGGTTCTACCTGCTTGTGACAAAAATTTTGCTTTCCATCCTTGAACTCTATTGTAAACTCTATCAAGCATATTCTGATAATTGAAGCTCTTGGATCTATTGAAAAATAAAGGAGTACCTAGGTAGGTGTCATCCTTAGTGATTCTACCAACCTTAAGGATTCTGGCAAGCAACTTACAATGTTCGTTTTCAACTTTTTTACTAAAATAAATGCCAGACTTCTGGTAATTTACCACCTGACCTGAGGAATCACTAAAAATTCTAAGAGTATCCAATAAATTCCTAGCTTGAATTATATTAGCAGTAGTAAATAGAAAagaatcatctgcaaaaaataaatgagaaaCAGACGGACACTTTTTATTAACCTTTATACCAGTAACCTTGCCAGTACTATCCGCATGAATAAGAAGCTTAGAAAGAGCTTCCATGCAAATGATAAATATATAAGGAGGCATAGGGTCAACCTGCCTAATTCCTTTAGTAGGAAAGAATTTTCCCCCCGGATAACCATTAACAAGCACGGACGACGAGACAGATTTTTTGAATCTATAAACTAATTCCTCTGTGAATCTATAAACTAATTCACAGAAATCATtcgaaaaaccaaattttttgaaaacaaacattATAAAATTCCATTCCAGCCTATCAAAGGCCTTAGAAAGATCAAGTTTTAaggccatatgaacattttttctCTTACTGGTTTTCATGGTATGGAGGATTTCGTGAACCACTACAATATTGTCCGTTATCTGCCTATTTGGTATAAATGCATATTGGTTCCGAGATATTATTTTATCTAACAAAGGTTTGACCCTATTTGCTATTATTTTAGTCACTATCTTATACATGGCATTACTAAGACTAATAGGTCTGAAGTCACTAGGAATGATTGATCTTCTGATTGAAACATTTGTCTTTAAAAAAATTTTGGACCCAGTTAACTATATCATCCTTAAGCAAATCCCAATGTTGTTGATAAAAGCCAGGgggaaaccatctggaccaggagcccCCCAAGCATTCATTAAGAAAAGAGTATCTTTAATTTCTTTTTCACTAGGAATTTCCTGAAGTCTATTATTATCATTGCCATCTATCAGGGGAGTTAGAATGTTATCAAAAATAGGATCAATATCATTTTCACTAGAGTTAGCAATGCTCTTGAAGTGGTTAGTGAGGAGTTGACTTAATTGATGTTGGCCTTCGATCCATAGCCCAGTACTATCTCTCAAAGTATGAATTCTATTGTATCTATTTCTGTCAGAAGCATACTGATGAAAGAATTTAGTGTTATTATCGTTTTCGTTTATCCAAGTTTCTTTAAAATGTTGACCCCAATACACTTTACCAATTTGCTAGGTCATTCTGTAACTgctcaattttatttttgtttctaaaCTATAAGGTTTCttgttttcatcttcaatattcTCTAATATGCTCGAAATGTTCTTAAAAATGTTACCGAAATCTTTCTTATTCCATCTTCTAAGCTCATACTCTACATTCTTTAAGGTCCTAAACaaattattgttgttttccttaCTTTTCTGAACTGAGTTTTCTATGACTTTCCTATAATCTTTATGTTCAATCCATCATTTCATGTATCTGTAAGGTTTTGCCAATTTATCAACATTAGGCAGAGTCTCTAGAAGTATGGGAGAGTGGTCTGAAACTACCCTAGTAAGATGCTTGTTACGGGATTTTGCAAATAATTCTAACCATTTATGGTTGACTAGGACTCTATCAATCCTCTCCTGTATGTGTTGGTTTCCAGTTCTTTTATTAGTCCAGGTAAACAGAAGGTCTGTGAATTAAGATCAACTAGCCCTAAATGTTGGATACAGTGGAAAACATAGGCGAAGCTACTAGTAGAGGGGTTATTTTCTCCTTCTTTATCATCTTTATGCAGAATAAAGTTCATATCCACTATGATAGCATAGGCGAAGCTACTAGTAGAGGGGTTATTTCCTCCTTCTTTATCATCTTTATGCAGAATAAAGTTCATATCCCCTATGATAGCCCAAGGATCACTCACAGAACTAATACTTTTAATGAAATCCCATTGTTCATTTCTAAGGTTATTTTCTAAAGCACCATGAATGAAAGTAATAAAaacattcatattttctttaaaaacTTGGAAATGAAAAACATTATCTTTAAAAGAGACAAGTTTAGCATGAATTCCCTGATTCCATGCAATGGCAAAGCCTCCTGATCTTCCAATTGAAGGCAAAATAAACCAATCTTTAACTTTTAATCTTTTGAGGACTCTTTCTACTGTTGACATATTGACTTTTGTTTCAGAAAAGAAAATCATATCTAAATTGTGGGATTTATTGAGAAATTGAAGGTGATCTTGTTTCAGACTAGATCTAATGCCCTGA
This DNA window, taken from Papaver somniferum cultivar HN1 chromosome 3, ASM357369v1, whole genome shotgun sequence, encodes the following:
- the LOC113360057 gene encoding uncharacterized protein LOC113360057; translation: MALKLDLSKAFDRLEWNFIMFVFKKFGFSNDFCELVYRFTEELVYRFKKSVSSSVLVNGYPGGKFFPTKGIRQVDPMPPYIFIICMEALSKLLIHADSTGKVTGIKVNKKCPSVSHLFFADDSFLFTTANIIQARNLLDTLRIFSDSSGQVVNYQKSGIYFSKKVENEHCKLLARILKVGRITKDDTYLGTPLFFNRSKSFNYQNMLDRVYNRVQGWKAKFLSQAGRTTLICSVTSVMPMYQMMCFLLPKKTLDKLDALQRDLWWQKNKNNGGLYIKVWEFICTSKANGGLGNGKNIEVWSKKWLPRGETPKPKNNECIQLVSKVSDLINNEGGTGWCSSPEEVESRACREATRWMRNRGNERIIFLNDNQNVINNIKRNNFAVNWTSKAILRQA